The following are encoded together in the Mumia sp. Pv4-285 genome:
- the rho gene encoding transcription termination factor Rho, with the protein MVLPELQQIASGLGIKGVGKMRKGALIEAIQAAQGGGPAAGGSTAAPAAQAASAPAAAPAPATAEPTREPAPRVEAPREERVQQSRADRGGEQPREKADAPREDRAEKPRGDRGEKKNDNRGDDRGEKKESRGDRGEKKNDNRNERNERGERDANRTERNDRTERDARTERGDGNRGDANRGDANRGDANDADRDGEGGGRRRNRNRNRNRNRGDREQRSERPERGSRESEPIVSEDDVLIPAAGILDVLDNYAFVRTSGYLPGENDVYVSLSMVRKWGLRKGDAIVGQVRQPREGERKEKFNPLVKIESVNGMTIDEAKQRVEFAKLTPLYASERLRLETEPTQMTGRIMDIVAPIGKGQRGLIVSPPKAGKTMVMQQIANAITTNNPECHLMVVLVDERPEEVTDFQRTVKGEVIASTFDRPATDHTTVAELAIERAKRLVELGHDVVVLLDGITRLGRAYNLAAPASGRILSGGVDSSALYPPKKFFGAARNIEDGGSLTILATALVETGSRMDEVIFEEFKGTGNMELRLRREFADKRIFPAIDVESSGTRREELLMSREELAIIWKLRRVLSALDGQQALELMLEKLKSTKSNVEFLMQINQSTPSTGRRGSDDD; encoded by the coding sequence ATGGTGCTCCCCGAGCTGCAGCAGATCGCCTCCGGTCTGGGCATCAAGGGCGTAGGCAAGATGCGCAAGGGCGCCCTGATCGAGGCCATCCAGGCCGCTCAGGGCGGCGGCCCCGCTGCCGGCGGGAGCACCGCGGCTCCGGCCGCGCAGGCCGCTTCCGCCCCCGCCGCGGCCCCTGCGCCGGCGACGGCCGAGCCCACTCGCGAGCCCGCTCCCCGTGTCGAAGCGCCGCGCGAGGAGCGCGTGCAGCAGTCGCGCGCGGACCGCGGCGGCGAGCAGCCCCGCGAGAAGGCCGACGCTCCCCGCGAGGACCGCGCGGAGAAGCCCCGCGGTGACCGCGGCGAGAAGAAGAACGACAACCGCGGCGACGACCGCGGTGAGAAGAAGGAAAGCCGCGGCGACCGCGGCGAGAAGAAGAACGACAACCGCAACGAGCGCAACGAGCGTGGCGAGCGCGATGCCAACCGCACCGAGCGCAACGACCGCACCGAGCGCGATGCGCGCACCGAGCGCGGCGACGGCAACCGTGGCGATGCCAACCGTGGCGATGCCAACCGTGGCGATGCCAACGACGCTGATCGCGACGGTGAGGGCGGCGGTCGCCGCCGCAACCGCAACCGCAACCGCAACCGCAACCGCGGCGACCGGGAGCAGCGCAGCGAGCGGCCCGAGCGCGGGTCCCGCGAGTCCGAGCCGATCGTGAGCGAGGACGACGTCCTGATCCCGGCAGCGGGCATCCTCGACGTCCTCGACAACTACGCGTTCGTCCGCACGAGTGGCTACCTGCCTGGCGAGAACGACGTCTACGTCTCCCTGTCGATGGTCCGCAAGTGGGGCCTGCGCAAGGGCGACGCGATCGTCGGCCAGGTGCGCCAGCCCCGTGAGGGCGAGCGCAAGGAGAAGTTCAACCCGCTCGTCAAGATCGAGTCGGTCAACGGGATGACGATCGACGAGGCCAAGCAGCGCGTCGAGTTCGCCAAGCTCACCCCGCTCTACGCCTCTGAGCGGCTGCGCCTCGAGACCGAGCCGACCCAGATGACCGGCCGGATCATGGACATCGTCGCGCCGATCGGCAAGGGCCAGCGCGGCCTGATCGTGTCGCCGCCCAAGGCCGGCAAGACGATGGTCATGCAGCAGATCGCCAACGCGATCACCACGAACAACCCCGAGTGCCACCTGATGGTCGTCCTCGTGGACGAGCGTCCGGAGGAGGTCACCGACTTCCAGCGCACGGTCAAGGGCGAGGTCATCGCCTCGACGTTCGACCGTCCCGCCACCGACCACACGACGGTCGCCGAGCTGGCGATCGAGCGGGCCAAGCGTCTCGTCGAGCTCGGTCACGACGTGGTCGTCCTGCTCGACGGCATCACCCGCCTCGGCCGGGCCTACAACCTGGCGGCTCCCGCGAGCGGACGCATCCTGTCCGGCGGCGTCGACTCGTCGGCGCTGTACCCGCCCAAGAAGTTCTTCGGCGCGGCGCGCAACATCGAGGACGGCGGATCCCTGACGATCCTCGCCACGGCCCTGGTCGAGACCGGGTCGCGGATGGACGAGGTGATCTTCGAGGAGTTCAAGGGCACCGGCAACATGGAGCTGCGCCTGCGCCGCGAGTTCGCCGACAAGCGCATCTTCCCGGCGATCGACGTCGAGTCGTCGGGCACCCGCCGCGAGGAGCTGCTGATGAGCCGCGAGGAGCTCGCGATCATCTGGAAGCTCCGGCGCGTGCTGTCGGCGCTGGACGGTCAGCAGGCCCTCGAGCTGATGCTCGAGAAGCTGAAGTCGACCAAGAGCAACGTCGAGTTCCTCATGCAGATCAACCAGTCGACCCCGTCGACGGGGCGCCGCGGCAGCGACGACGACTGA
- a CDS encoding glutathione peroxidase, with product MTSAYDFRAVDIDGNERSLDEFRGKAVLVVNTASKCGFTPQYEGLEELYRKYQDEGLVVLGFPCDQFRNQEPGHDAEIKEFCSLTYDVTFPMFSKIDVNGADAHPLYQWLRDQKSGVLGDRIKWNFTKFLVDADGQVVDRYAPTTKPEDIAGDIEKLLT from the coding sequence ATGACCTCCGCATACGACTTCCGTGCCGTCGACATCGACGGCAACGAGCGCAGCCTGGACGAGTTCCGTGGCAAGGCCGTCCTCGTCGTCAACACCGCGAGCAAGTGCGGCTTCACGCCGCAGTACGAGGGGCTCGAGGAGCTCTACCGCAAGTACCAGGACGAGGGCCTCGTCGTGCTCGGTTTCCCGTGCGACCAGTTCCGCAACCAGGAGCCGGGCCACGACGCGGAGATCAAGGAGTTCTGCTCCCTGACGTACGACGTGACGTTCCCGATGTTCTCCAAGATCGACGTGAACGGCGCCGACGCCCACCCGCTCTACCAGTGGCTGCGGGACCAGAAGTCGGGAGTGCTCGGCGACCGGATCAAGTGGAACTTCACGAAGTTCCTCGTCGACGCCGACGGCCAGGTCGTGGACCGCTACGCGCCCACCACGAAGCCCGAGGACATCGCCGGCGACATCGAGAAGCTCCTGACGTGA
- the rpmE gene encoding 50S ribosomal protein L31, with protein MKNDIHPTYVATEVSCTCGNTFTTRSTATGGVIRVETCAACHPFYTGKQRILDTGGRVARFEKRYGKK; from the coding sequence ATGAAGAACGACATCCACCCCACGTACGTGGCGACCGAGGTCTCCTGCACCTGCGGCAACACGTTCACCACCCGCAGCACCGCGACCGGCGGAGTGATCCGCGTCGAGACCTGCGCGGCATGCCACCCGTTCTACACGGGCAAGCAGCGCATCCTGGACACGGGCGGCCGCGTCGCCCGCTTCGAGAAGCGCTACGGCAAGAAGTAA
- the prfA gene encoding peptide chain release factor 1, with the protein MSTRFDAVESLVREHSDLETQMADPSVHTDPALAKRLGQRYAELTNVVRTYRDWQQTVDDLEAARELAGEDPDFAAEVETLSVREHQLAERLERLLVPRDPADSKDAILEIKAGEGGEESALFAGDLLRMYLRWAETQGWKTELIDENASDLGGYKSVTVGVKAKGTPDPGDAPYAKLKFEGGVHRVQRVPVTESQGRVHTSAAGVLVLPEAEAVDVAINDNDLRIDVFRSSGPGGQSVNTTDSAVRITHLPTGIVVSCQNEKSQLQNKESAMRILRSRLLQAAQDAAHAEASDARRSQVRTVDRSERIRTYNFPENRISDHRVGFKAYNLDQVMDGALDDVVTACVEADLAARLAAVEGSATEDGA; encoded by the coding sequence ATGAGCACGCGGTTCGATGCCGTCGAGTCGTTGGTGCGTGAGCACTCCGACCTCGAGACGCAGATGGCCGACCCCTCGGTCCACACCGACCCAGCGCTCGCGAAGCGGCTGGGCCAGAGGTACGCGGAGCTGACCAACGTCGTCCGCACCTATCGCGACTGGCAGCAGACGGTCGACGACCTCGAGGCGGCCCGCGAGCTCGCCGGTGAGGACCCCGACTTCGCGGCCGAGGTCGAGACCCTGTCCGTCCGCGAGCACCAGCTCGCCGAACGGCTCGAGCGGCTGCTCGTCCCACGCGACCCCGCCGACTCCAAGGACGCGATCCTCGAGATCAAGGCAGGCGAGGGCGGCGAGGAGTCGGCCCTGTTCGCGGGCGACCTGCTCCGGATGTATCTGCGGTGGGCTGAGACCCAGGGCTGGAAGACCGAGCTGATCGACGAGAACGCCTCGGACCTCGGCGGCTACAAGTCCGTCACGGTGGGAGTGAAGGCGAAGGGCACGCCCGACCCCGGCGACGCGCCCTACGCGAAGCTCAAGTTCGAGGGTGGGGTCCACCGCGTGCAGCGAGTGCCGGTGACCGAGTCCCAGGGCCGCGTGCACACGTCGGCGGCCGGCGTCCTGGTGCTGCCCGAGGCGGAGGCGGTCGACGTCGCGATCAACGACAACGACCTCCGCATCGACGTCTTCCGGTCGTCGGGGCCTGGTGGTCAGAGCGTCAACACGACCGACTCGGCCGTCCGCATCACGCACCTGCCCACCGGCATCGTCGTGAGCTGCCAGAACGAGAAGAGCCAGCTCCAGAACAAGGAGTCGGCGATGCGCATCCTCCGGTCGCGGCTGCTCCAGGCGGCCCAGGACGCCGCCCACGCCGAGGCGTCCGACGCACGCCGGTCGCAGGTCCGCACGGTCGACCGTTCGGAGCGCATCCGCACTTACAACTTCCCCGAGAACCGCATCTCCGACCACCGCGTGGGCTTCAAGGCGTACAACCTCGACCAGGTGATGGACGGCGCCCTCGACGACGTCGTCACGGCGTGCGTCGAGGCCGATCTCGCTGCCCGTCTCGCCGCGGTCGAGGGCTCTGCGACCGAGGACGGGGCGTGA
- the prmC gene encoding peptide chain release factor N(5)-glutamine methyltransferase, with protein MTDVRTALAQATRRFDAAGVASPRIDAELLLVHVLGTSRTGLLVVDALDDAQAAAYESLVARRETREPLQHLTTTAAFRYRELAVGPGVFVPRPETESLVDWGLSVIDALEVSHPVVVDLGTGSGAIAGAVASERPHARVHAVELGEAAFAYAERNLSGLDVDLRHGDLADAFADLDGTVDLVLSNPPYIPLTAWESVAVEARDHDPALALWSGEDGLDAMHDVAATAARLLRDGGAVGAEHADVQGESAPAVFVTNGAFDEVRDRLDLAGRPRFVTARRVRR; from the coding sequence GTGACCGACGTCCGTACGGCGCTGGCGCAGGCCACGCGCCGGTTCGACGCCGCGGGGGTCGCGTCGCCGCGCATCGACGCCGAGCTCCTGCTGGTCCACGTCCTCGGCACGTCACGGACCGGGCTCCTGGTCGTGGACGCGCTCGACGACGCGCAGGCGGCGGCGTACGAGTCGCTCGTCGCCCGGCGCGAGACCCGCGAGCCCCTGCAGCACCTGACCACGACGGCGGCGTTCCGCTACCGGGAGCTGGCGGTCGGGCCCGGCGTGTTCGTGCCACGGCCCGAGACCGAGTCGCTGGTCGACTGGGGGTTGTCCGTGATCGACGCCCTGGAGGTCTCGCACCCGGTCGTCGTCGACCTCGGGACCGGTTCGGGAGCGATCGCCGGCGCGGTCGCGTCGGAGCGTCCGCACGCCCGGGTGCACGCGGTCGAGCTGGGCGAGGCGGCCTTCGCCTACGCCGAGCGCAATCTTTCGGGGCTCGACGTCGACCTTCGGCACGGAGACCTCGCCGACGCGTTCGCCGACCTCGACGGCACGGTCGACCTGGTGCTCTCCAACCCGCCCTACATCCCGCTGACCGCCTGGGAGTCCGTGGCCGTCGAGGCACGCGACCACGACCCGGCCCTCGCGCTCTGGTCGGGCGAGGACGGCCTCGACGCGATGCACGACGTTGCGGCCACCGCCGCGCGGCTGCTGCGTGACGGCGGTGCCGTCGGTGCGGAGCACGCGGACGTGCAGGGGGAGTCGGCGCCGGCGGTGTTCGTCACGAACGGCGCCTTCGACGAGGTGCGCGACCGGCTGGATCTTGCCGGCAGGCCACGGTTCGTGACCGCCCGCCGCGTCCGCCGGTGA
- a CDS encoding L-threonylcarbamoyladenylate synthase: protein MSERFSSLDPDERETGLEAAREALRDGALVVMPTDTVYGIAADAFEPTAVAALLSAKGRGRHMPPPVLVASNTTLDALAARVEPYVHTLTDALWPGPLTVICRQQESLVWDLGETRGTVAIRMPADETALDLLRRTGPLAVSSANLTGHPAATTIEEAEEQLGDSVAVYLDGGPAGSGLPSTIVDCTGERPRIVRTGAITATRIAELGVEVD, encoded by the coding sequence GTGAGTGAACGGTTCTCCAGCCTCGACCCCGACGAACGCGAGACCGGCCTCGAGGCTGCGCGGGAGGCCCTGCGCGACGGTGCCCTGGTCGTGATGCCGACCGACACGGTGTACGGCATCGCGGCCGACGCCTTCGAGCCGACCGCGGTCGCCGCGCTCCTGTCGGCGAAGGGACGCGGTCGCCACATGCCACCGCCGGTCCTCGTCGCCTCGAACACCACCCTGGACGCCCTCGCCGCGCGGGTCGAGCCGTACGTCCACACGTTGACCGACGCCCTGTGGCCCGGACCTCTCACCGTGATCTGCCGTCAGCAGGAGTCGCTGGTGTGGGACCTCGGGGAGACCCGGGGGACCGTCGCCATCCGGATGCCCGCCGACGAGACGGCCCTCGACCTGCTGCGTCGTACGGGCCCGCTCGCCGTCTCCAGCGCCAACCTCACCGGCCATCCGGCCGCCACCACGATCGAGGAGGCGGAGGAGCAGCTCGGCGACAGCGTCGCCGTCTACCTCGACGGCGGGCCGGCCGGCAGCGGTCTTCCCTCGACGATCGTGGACTGCACCGGCGAGCGTCCGCGGATCGTCCGTACCGGCGCGATCACGGCAACCCGCATCGCCGAGCTCGGGGTCGAGGTCGACTGA
- a CDS encoding MraY family glycosyltransferase yields the protein MREYLVVFLVAVAVTYLLAVLAREGAMKVGAYAPVRDRDVHAVPIPYLGGLAMLFGLLAAYLVASQMPFLSRSEDAVLADAGAVMVGASVITLVGVIDDVYELDALTKFAGQVLAAVITVSMGVQLVYLPLPGSTWAIDPIQSILFSVLTIVICVNAVNFVDGLDGLAAGVVGIGAIAFFIYAFVLVAENRQTNAIASAMLCAALAGVCVGILPHNFNPARMFIGDAGAMLIGFVLACSAISLSGRFSAAEAIQGLGGAEASLFPALLPLLLPFAVLLVPFVDLLMAVVRRTRAGRSPFAPDKLHLHHRLLEIGHSHRRAVLAMYMIAGVVAFGAVALGLVGGWRAVIGVLVMVGVTAFVVFWLPRVGRPSGANP from the coding sequence GTGCGCGAGTACCTCGTCGTCTTCCTGGTCGCCGTCGCGGTCACCTACCTCCTGGCCGTCCTGGCCCGGGAGGGCGCGATGAAGGTCGGGGCGTACGCGCCGGTGCGCGACCGCGACGTCCACGCGGTCCCCATCCCGTACCTGGGTGGGCTGGCCATGCTCTTCGGCCTGCTCGCCGCGTACCTGGTGGCATCGCAGATGCCGTTCCTGTCGCGTTCGGAGGACGCCGTCCTCGCCGATGCGGGCGCGGTGATGGTCGGCGCCTCGGTGATCACTCTCGTCGGGGTGATCGACGACGTGTACGAGCTCGACGCCCTGACGAAGTTCGCGGGCCAGGTCCTCGCCGCCGTCATCACGGTCTCGATGGGCGTCCAGCTCGTCTACCTGCCTCTGCCGGGCTCGACCTGGGCCATCGACCCGATCCAGTCGATCCTCTTCTCGGTCCTCACGATCGTCATCTGCGTCAATGCCGTGAACTTCGTCGACGGCCTCGACGGCCTGGCTGCAGGCGTCGTCGGCATCGGCGCCATCGCGTTCTTCATCTACGCCTTCGTGCTGGTCGCCGAGAACCGGCAGACCAACGCGATCGCCTCGGCCATGCTCTGCGCAGCGCTCGCCGGCGTCTGCGTCGGGATCCTGCCGCACAACTTCAACCCTGCACGCATGTTCATCGGCGACGCGGGCGCGATGCTGATCGGTTTCGTGCTGGCGTGCTCGGCGATCTCGCTGTCCGGCCGGTTCTCGGCGGCGGAGGCGATCCAGGGCCTCGGTGGCGCGGAAGCGTCCCTCTTCCCTGCGCTGCTGCCTCTGCTGCTGCCCTTCGCGGTCCTGCTGGTGCCCTTCGTCGACCTGCTGATGGCCGTCGTACGCCGGACCCGCGCGGGCCGGTCACCGTTCGCACCGGACAAGCTGCACCTGCACCACCGGCTGCTCGAGATCGGGCACTCGCACCGTCGTGCCGTGCTGGCGATGTACATGATCGCCGGGGTCGTCGCCTTCGGCGCCGTAGCCCTCGGGCTCGTCGGCGGATGGCGTGCGGTGATCGGGGTACTGGTGATGGTGGGCGTGACGGCGTTCGTGGTCTTCTGGCTGCCTCGCGTCGGCCGTCCGAGCGGTGCCAATCCGTAG
- a CDS encoding AtpZ/AtpI family protein, with protein MSDSSPSPTSHDPWVAVGRIGGGVLVYGALGYLLDLWWHTSFMVVIGIVLGAALGIYTVFAALQDKS; from the coding sequence ATGAGCGACTCCTCACCGTCCCCCACCTCCCACGACCCCTGGGTCGCTGTGGGGAGGATCGGCGGTGGGGTTCTGGTCTACGGAGCCCTCGGCTATCTGTTGGACCTTTGGTGGCACACCTCGTTCATGGTGGTGATCGGCATCGTCCTCGGAGCGGCGCTCGGCATCTACACCGTGTTCGCAGCGTTGCAGGACAAGTCCTGA
- the atpB gene encoding F0F1 ATP synthase subunit A, producing MTTEGRTVLAEFHPPGPADFDLPPIFGDVTKPMVLYVLSAVLIFGLFYAASRRAAVVPGKMQFAGEYAYNFVRNSIARDSIGSHDFMKFVPYLTALFFLILVNNFYGLVPLLQFPTFSHSGYAYALAALTWILYNGVGIAKHGFLGYFKLQSVPSGVTGVILVLIVPLEFMSNILVRPVTLALRLFANMFAGHLLLILFTLGGSYLVFDSGNLWYAPIGVIAWILAIAVSFLEALVMFLQAYVFTLLTAQYIGGALADEH from the coding sequence GTGACCACCGAAGGACGGACCGTCCTCGCCGAGTTCCACCCGCCGGGACCCGCCGACTTCGATCTGCCGCCGATCTTCGGCGACGTCACCAAGCCGATGGTGCTGTACGTGCTGTCGGCCGTGCTGATCTTCGGTCTCTTCTACGCCGCCTCGCGCCGCGCGGCGGTCGTCCCGGGCAAGATGCAGTTCGCCGGTGAGTACGCGTACAACTTCGTGCGCAACAGCATCGCCCGCGACTCGATCGGGTCGCACGACTTCATGAAGTTCGTCCCGTACCTCACGGCACTGTTCTTCCTGATCCTCGTGAACAACTTCTACGGGCTCGTCCCGTTGCTGCAGTTCCCGACGTTCTCGCACTCGGGATACGCCTACGCCCTCGCCGCGCTCACCTGGATCCTCTACAACGGGGTCGGCATCGCGAAGCACGGCTTCCTCGGCTACTTCAAGCTGCAGTCGGTCCCCAGCGGAGTCACCGGCGTGATCCTCGTGCTGATCGTGCCGCTGGAGTTCATGTCGAACATCCTGGTCCGGCCGGTCACGCTGGCACTTCGACTCTTCGCCAACATGTTCGCCGGCCACCTGCTGCTGATCCTCTTCACCCTCGGCGGCAGCTACCTGGTGTTCGACTCGGGCAACCTCTGGTACGCCCCGATCGGTGTCATCGCCTGGATCCTCGCCATCGCGGTGAGCTTCCTCGAGGCGCTGGTCATGTTCCTGCAGGCCTACGTCTTCACCCTGCTGACGGCTCAGTACATCGGCGGCGCGCTCGCCGACGAGCACTGA
- the atpE gene encoding ATP synthase F0 subunit C, with protein MIGYGLAAIGPGVGIGLIFAAYINGVARQPEAQSRLQTIAILGFALAEALAIIGIALAFVL; from the coding sequence ATGATCGGTTACGGCCTGGCTGCGATCGGCCCGGGCGTCGGCATCGGCCTGATCTTCGCCGCGTACATCAACGGCGTCGCACGTCAGCCCGAGGCGCAGTCGCGCCTGCAGACCATCGCGATCCTCGGCTTCGCGCTCGCCGAGGCGCTGGCGATCATCGGCATCGCGCTCGCGTTCGTCCTCTGA
- a CDS encoding F0F1 ATP synthase subunit B — MSSTNLAAEELNPLVPHVPEIILGVVVFLILVFMIRKFVVPNFEKAYAERTSAIEGGMKEAAQAQEEAKAALEQYNAQLAEARHEAARIREEAREQGAQITAELRTQAQEEAQRIVTAAHQQIEAERAQAVQSLRREVGQLSTELASRIVGESLEDEARQRRTVDRFIVDLEGSSNGSAN, encoded by the coding sequence ATGAGTAGCACCAACCTGGCGGCAGAGGAGCTCAACCCGCTCGTCCCGCACGTCCCCGAGATCATCCTCGGTGTCGTCGTCTTCCTCATCCTGGTCTTCATGATCAGGAAGTTCGTCGTGCCCAACTTCGAGAAGGCCTACGCCGAGCGTACGTCCGCGATCGAGGGCGGCATGAAGGAAGCCGCACAGGCGCAGGAGGAGGCCAAGGCGGCGCTCGAGCAGTACAACGCTCAGCTCGCCGAGGCACGCCACGAGGCCGCGCGGATCCGCGAGGAAGCCCGCGAGCAGGGCGCGCAGATCACGGCCGAGCTCCGTACGCAGGCGCAGGAAGAGGCGCAGCGCATCGTCACGGCCGCGCACCAGCAGATCGAGGCCGAGCGCGCTCAGGCGGTGCAGTCCCTGCGCCGCGAGGTCGGTCAGCTCTCGACCGAGCTGGCCTCGCGCATCGTCGGTGAGTCGCTCGAGGACGAGGCGCGTCAGCGCCGTACGGTCGATCGCTTCATCGTCGACCTCGAGGGTTCGTCGAACGGATCGGCGAACTGA
- a CDS encoding F0F1 ATP synthase subunit delta codes for MRGVSATSLAQVLDTVGGVTADGAQGVAVGTDVFAVVGALDANPVLRRVLSDPATESDAKAGLVGTLFGDKIGSGAVDVVVAAARGRWSAGRDLSDALEQAGVQAVLSAADSAGSLDTVADTLFAFARVTTSDPELRQTLNDRTASVEGRQVLVSRLLGDQADDVVLALARQAVASRGRSYETAIAAFAQDAIAREGRLQARVVSAYALGDDEKQRLAGALARKYGRDVHVDVTVDPNVIGGISVEIAGERIDSTVSTRLADARRALAG; via the coding sequence ATGCGCGGCGTCTCGGCGACCTCGCTCGCCCAGGTCCTGGACACCGTCGGCGGCGTGACCGCGGACGGTGCACAGGGCGTCGCCGTGGGCACGGACGTGTTCGCGGTCGTGGGTGCGCTCGACGCCAACCCGGTGCTTCGCCGGGTCCTGTCCGACCCCGCCACGGAGTCGGACGCGAAGGCAGGTCTCGTCGGCACGCTGTTCGGCGACAAGATCGGCTCGGGCGCCGTCGACGTCGTCGTCGCGGCTGCCCGCGGGCGGTGGAGCGCCGGGCGCGACCTGTCCGACGCGCTCGAGCAGGCCGGTGTCCAGGCGGTCCTCAGCGCCGCCGACAGTGCAGGCTCGCTCGACACGGTCGCCGACACCCTGTTCGCGTTCGCACGCGTCACCACCAGCGACCCCGAGCTGCGTCAGACGCTCAACGACCGGACCGCGTCGGTCGAGGGGCGTCAGGTGCTGGTCTCCCGTCTCCTCGGCGACCAGGCCGACGACGTCGTGCTCGCGCTGGCTCGCCAGGCGGTCGCGTCACGCGGGCGCAGCTACGAGACGGCGATCGCCGCGTTCGCGCAGGACGCCATCGCCCGAGAGGGCCGGCTCCAGGCTCGCGTCGTCTCGGCGTACGCGCTCGGCGACGACGAGAAGCAGCGTTTGGCCGGAGCCTTGGCCCGCAAGTACGGTCGAGACGTGCACGTGGACGTCACCGTGGACCCGAACGTGATCGGCGGCATCTCCGTCGAGATCGCCGGCGAGCGGATCGACTCCACGGTCTCGACCCGCCTCGCAGACGCCCGACGGGCCCTCGCCGGCTGA